A single genomic interval of Wolbachia endosymbiont of Diaphorina citri harbors:
- a CDS encoding DUF2924 domain-containing protein, with protein MEKEIEKKVMNLERKPLGELRKTWKKVFGEEAPRYSKKYLIPRLAYRMQEKAYGEMSRKGAKRLEYLADRLEKGKRISSDKLPVAGTELILERGEETHAVMVTDKGLIYKEEFYTSLSAVAGKIMGMSYNGPLLFGMRDKNGS; from the coding sequence ATGGAGAAAGAAATAGAAAAGAAGGTAATGAATTTAGAGAGAAAACCTTTGGGTGAGCTGAGAAAAACGTGGAAGAAGGTATTTGGGGAAGAGGCGCCTAGATACTCAAAGAAATATCTGATACCAAGATTAGCTTATAGAATGCAGGAAAAAGCGTATGGAGAAATGTCAAGAAAAGGAGCAAAAAGACTAGAGTATCTGGCAGATCGGCTAGAGAAGGGAAAAAGAATAAGTAGTGACAAACTTCCAGTAGCAGGAACAGAGCTAATATTAGAGAGAGGGGAAGAAACGCATGCGGTAATGGTAACAGACAAGGGTTTAATCTACAAAGAAGAGTTTTATACATCATTGTCAGCAGTGGCAGGAAAAATAATGGGAATGAGCTACAACGGACCTTTATTATTTGGAATGCGTGATAAAAATGGAAGTTGA
- a CDS encoding RadC family protein, whose amino-acid sequence MNKSKEEIEFRILESKGKALLDREIMETFLSAVHERPQAQEIAKNLVNTYTGVGRILGREMDDLKVVEGVTDSAVAMIMCVKETLERVLREKLKSEPIMDLQRLVEYLNVSIGHSERECVKILYLNKRRQLIGEESYIGEMEKAPVYIKEIIKKALIKNATLIIMSHNHPGGSLEPSEEDQAVTKSLAAACSTVSVRLFDHIIITSGGYFSFRENGLL is encoded by the coding sequence ATGAATAAAAGTAAAGAAGAAATCGAATTCAGAATATTAGAAAGCAAAGGCAAAGCACTACTTGATCGTGAAATAATGGAAACGTTTCTAAGTGCGGTACATGAAAGGCCACAAGCTCAGGAAATTGCTAAAAATCTGGTGAATACTTATACAGGAGTAGGAAGGATTTTAGGTCGAGAAATGGATGACCTGAAAGTTGTAGAAGGAGTAACTGATTCTGCAGTAGCAATGATTATGTGTGTTAAGGAAACACTAGAAAGGGTACTGAGAGAAAAGCTCAAAAGTGAGCCAATAATGGACTTACAAAGGCTAGTAGAGTACTTAAACGTAAGTATAGGCCACTCAGAAAGGGAATGTGTAAAAATACTGTACTTGAATAAAAGGCGTCAACTAATTGGAGAAGAATCCTATATCGGTGAAATGGAAAAAGCACCGGTATACATAAAGGAGATTATAAAAAAAGCATTAATAAAAAATGCAACATTAATAATAATGTCACACAACCACCCAGGTGGGAGTTTAGAACCATCAGAAGAAGATCAAGCAGTAACGAAGAGCTTAGCAGCAGCGTGTAGTACTGTAAGCGTTAGATTATTTGATCATATTATTATCACAAGTGGGGGCTATTTTAGCTTTAGAGAAAACGGATTGTTATAG
- a CDS encoding ankyrin repeat domain-containing protein translates to MLKLGKFNKSAKELLENSFKNIYERDEKGRTVLHYAVDAKTVRLLVEKGANVNAADVKGHTALHLAVTEKRLEIVRELIKSGANVNAEEYGNKCTPLHLACMIGEKEIVKELVKAGGEIEQADKFGMTAMDYAKNSKEITEILKKEIDRIEKLFMKG, encoded by the coding sequence ATGTTAAAACTTGGCAAATTTAATAAGTCAGCAAAAGAATTATTAGAGAACTCGTTTAAAAATATTTATGAAAGAGACGAAAAGGGAAGAACAGTTTTGCATTATGCAGTAGACGCAAAAACAGTGAGATTATTAGTTGAAAAAGGAGCGAATGTGAATGCAGCAGATGTGAAAGGACACACAGCACTGCACCTAGCGGTAACGGAGAAACGTCTAGAAATCGTGAGAGAACTGATAAAATCAGGAGCAAATGTAAATGCGGAAGAATATGGAAATAAATGCACACCGCTGCACCTTGCATGCATGATAGGCGAAAAAGAGATAGTGAAAGAATTAGTGAAGGCTGGAGGAGAAATAGAACAAGCGGATAAATTTGGAATGACAGCAATGGATTATGCGAAAAACAGTAAGGAGATCACTGAAATATTGAAGAAAGAAATAGACAGAATTGAAAAGCTATTTATGAAGGGCTAA
- a CDS encoding helix-turn-helix domain-containing protein: MEVYVFVSASNVSYGIGQRIENCRLMQGHTQIGLAGQIGLTYQEVNSYENGYTPIPIGVLYVIARVLSVNAVDLLPKPITVREYKDEDEEILYLTKIYENQKLGKIVPSLVRFVHISEKINQEEARLEIAKNLVKEGVSVDIISQATGLSIYEYDNTEKEVCTDSIYYRIGQRIREWRLIRRYTQKDLADKVDLTLKEIHEYERGYTAITFDKLYEISNALSVNIKVLLPKTRESKKLLSLMDEYGEQESLVKSLSENMKSGKEKVKKTERIKVAKNLAKVGVAIDIIVRASGLTADECEN, translated from the coding sequence ATGGAGGTATATGTGTTTGTTTCTGCAAGCAATGTTAGCTATGGAATAGGGCAAAGAATAGAAAATTGTAGGTTAATGCAAGGTCATACTCAAATAGGATTAGCAGGTCAAATAGGTTTAACATACCAAGAAGTGAACAGCTATGAGAATGGTTATACTCCTATTCCAATTGGAGTACTATATGTAATAGCAAGAGTATTATCAGTTAATGCTGTAGATCTATTACCTAAACCAATAACAGTAAGAGAGTATAAAGATGAAGACGAAGAAATACTCTATCTAACGAAAATATACGAGAATCAAAAGTTAGGTAAGATAGTACCTTCATTAGTCAGGTTTGTTCATATTAGCGAAAAAATTAATCAAGAAGAAGCAAGGTTGGAAATAGCAAAAAATCTAGTTAAAGAAGGAGTGTCAGTTGACATAATTTCCCAGGCAACAGGCTTATCTATTTACGAGTATGATAATACAGAGAAAGAAGTCTGCACTGATTCTATATATTACAGAATAGGGCAAAGAATAAGAGAATGGAGGTTGATAAGAAGATATACTCAAAAAGATTTGGCAGATAAAGTTGATTTAACGCTCAAGGAAATACACGAGTATGAAAGAGGCTATACTGCTATAACATTTGATAAATTATATGAAATATCAAATGCATTATCAGTGAATATTAAAGTTCTGCTACCTAAAACAAGAGAAAGCAAAAAGCTATTGAGTTTAATGGATGAGTACGGAGAACAAGAATCATTAGTCAAATCTCTATCTGAAAATATGAAAAGTGGCAAGGAAAAAGTTAAAAAAACAGAAAGGATCAAGGTTGCAAAAAATCTAGCAAAGGTAGGTGTTGCTATTGATATTATTGTGCGAGCAAGTGGCCTAACTGCTGATGAGTGTGAAAATTGA
- a CDS encoding recombinase family protein, giving the protein MLKEVRCAIYTRKSNEDGLEQKFNSLDAQRVACEKYIKSREGWVALAKRYDDGGFSGKNLERPAIKELFEDVKAGEVDCVVVYTLDRLSRETKDSIEVTSFFRRHRVNFVAVTQIFDNNTPMGKFVQTVLSGAAQLEREMIVERVKNKIATSKEQGLWMGGTLPLGYDVKDKELMINEKEAKTVKHIFARYLELKSMAELARELNREGYRTKSDIFKKATVRRIITNPIYMGKIRHYEKEYEGKHEAIIKGEKWQKAQELIKNQPYRKAKYEEALLRGIIKCKSCDVNMTLTYSKKENKRYRYYVCNNHLRGKDCGSVNRTIVAGEVEKEVMKKAEQLYEKWGEEWKNLSPGKQKEIVKKLIKGVMVKEDGIEVHSESEEKFILIKKKGNKCTVVEPEGKTNNALLKAVVRAHLWKRQLEEGKYASVGELSAKINIGTRRIQQILRLNYLAPKIKEDIVNGRQPRGLKLADLREIPMLWSEQLEKFYGLAT; this is encoded by the coding sequence ATGCTAAAAGAAGTAAGATGTGCGATATATACGAGAAAATCAAATGAAGACGGACTAGAACAAAAGTTTAACAGCCTTGATGCCCAGCGAGTAGCATGTGAAAAGTACATAAAGAGCAGAGAAGGCTGGGTAGCATTGGCCAAAAGGTACGATGATGGAGGCTTCTCAGGAAAGAATTTAGAAAGGCCAGCAATAAAGGAATTATTTGAAGATGTAAAGGCAGGAGAAGTAGATTGTGTAGTAGTGTACACACTAGACAGACTATCAAGAGAAACAAAAGACAGCATCGAAGTAACATCATTTTTTAGAAGACACCGAGTAAATTTTGTAGCAGTAACGCAGATATTTGACAATAATACGCCAATGGGAAAGTTTGTACAAACGGTATTGTCAGGAGCAGCACAACTAGAAAGAGAGATGATCGTAGAAAGGGTAAAAAATAAAATAGCAACATCAAAGGAGCAGGGGTTATGGATGGGTGGAACTTTACCGCTTGGGTATGATGTAAAAGATAAAGAATTAATGATAAATGAGAAAGAAGCAAAGACAGTAAAGCATATATTTGCAAGATATTTGGAGTTGAAGTCAATGGCAGAGTTGGCAAGAGAGTTAAATAGAGAAGGTTACAGAACAAAATCAGATATCTTTAAAAAAGCGACGGTAAGGAGAATAATAACAAATCCAATATATATGGGAAAAATAAGGCATTATGAGAAAGAGTATGAAGGAAAACATGAAGCAATAATAAAAGGGGAAAAATGGCAAAAAGCACAAGAATTGATAAAGAATCAGCCATATAGAAAAGCAAAATATGAGGAAGCGTTGCTTAGGGGAATAATTAAGTGCAAGAGCTGTGATGTAAATATGACGCTGACATACTCAAAAAAAGAAAATAAAAGGTACCGATATTATGTGTGCAATAACCATTTAAGGGGGAAGGATTGTGGATCAGTAAACCGAACAATAGTTGCTGGAGAAGTGGAAAAAGAAGTGATGAAGAAAGCTGAACAGCTATATGAAAAATGGGGAGAAGAATGGAAAAATTTAAGCCCTGGAAAGCAGAAAGAAATAGTGAAAAAGTTAATAAAGGGAGTGATGGTAAAAGAAGATGGAATAGAGGTGCATTCTGAATCAGAGGAAAAATTTATACTAATAAAAAAGAAAGGAAACAAATGTACAGTAGTAGAGCCAGAAGGAAAAACAAATAATGCGCTACTGAAAGCAGTGGTAAGAGCTCATCTGTGGAAACGGCAGCTAGAAGAGGGAAAATATGCAAGTGTAGGAGAGCTGAGTGCCAAAATTAATATAGGTACAAGACGTATACAGCAAATTTTAAGATTAAATTATTTAGCTCCAAAGATTAAAGAAGACATAGTAAATGGGAGACAGCCAAGGGGTTTGAAGTTAGCTGATTTAAGGGAAATACCGATGCTATGGAGTGAGCAATTGGAGAAATTTTATGGATTAGCAACCTAA
- a CDS encoding Rpn family recombination-promoting nuclease/putative transposase, which yields MALSKFLDPKLDLTFKKIFGTEKNKNILIHFLNDILGFTGVNAIQDVEFLSTIMNPEIASDKQSIVDVLCKDSLGNRYIAEMQLARDKGFEKRAQLYAAKAYSRQSGNYIDFKTVFFIAISNSTLFPSDVYYISTHNIRDIKTNGHYLKDFQFVFIELPKFTKSKVEQLETTVERWCFFFKYAEETTDEDLRKIAEKSPIIKLAYDELDKFHWNEKDLVAYEERVMDLQKEAAILEQKLDDATQKGRQKGRQEGRLEGRLEGRLEGIQIGHEKGKIEGKIEVAKNSLKAGVPIDVIAQITGLSHSEISQLKEKT from the coding sequence ATGGCTCTTTCGAAGTTTCTCGATCCAAAATTAGATTTAACATTTAAGAAAATCTTCGGTACTGAAAAAAACAAGAATATCCTTATCCATTTTTTGAATGATATCTTAGGCTTTACTGGAGTTAATGCTATTCAGGATGTTGAGTTTCTCAGCACCATTATGAATCCTGAGATTGCTTCTGATAAACAAAGCATTGTTGATGTCCTCTGTAAGGATTCTCTCGGAAATAGGTATATTGCGGAAATGCAGCTTGCTCGTGATAAAGGCTTTGAGAAACGTGCCCAACTTTATGCTGCCAAAGCCTACTCGAGACAGTCTGGCAATTACATTGATTTTAAAACTGTTTTCTTTATTGCTATTTCCAATAGTACTCTTTTTCCCTCAGATGTTTATTATATTTCCACTCATAATATACGCGATATAAAGACTAACGGACATTATTTAAAAGATTTTCAATTTGTCTTCATTGAACTACCTAAATTTACAAAAAGTAAAGTAGAGCAGTTGGAAACTACTGTTGAGAGATGGTGCTTTTTCTTCAAATACGCAGAAGAGACAACTGATGAAGATTTAAGGAAAATAGCAGAAAAGTCACCGATAATAAAGTTAGCATATGATGAGTTAGATAAGTTTCATTGGAATGAGAAAGATCTTGTAGCTTATGAAGAAAGGGTAATGGATTTACAAAAAGAAGCTGCTATCTTGGAACAAAAACTCGATGATGCTACTCAAAAAGGTAGACAAAAAGGTAGACAAGAAGGTAGACTAGAAGGTAGACTAGAAGGTAGACTAGAAGGCATCCAAATCGGCCATGAAAAAGGTAAAATTGAAGGTAAAATTGAAGTTGCAAAAAATTCACTCAAGGCCGGTGTCCCTATAGATGTTATCGCTCAAATTACCGGTCTCTCTCATTCTGAAATTTCACAACTCAAAGAAAAAACATAA
- a CDS encoding transposase family protein: MKKHPRNFRSITGLTIEEFEKVVEKVRSEWKKLEKQKKCHGRRSQLPTLEDKLFCVILYYRTYITHRFLGCLFNMHNANVCRLLKKIEPLLAKKVTITKDRSMTSEKILKILADVTEQQIQRPEDSKKRKKSYSGKKRTNTMKTEIVIEEDGRILSVSKSYRGRISDFRIRKQEKYLPINSIKHADSGYQGWQKLQSNVIIPYKKYRKKPLTSEQKEHNRRLASFRMRVENKIREVKIFKIMSHVYRNFQKKYNLRFNIIAGIVNLKHAF, encoded by the coding sequence ATGAAGAAGCACCCAAGAAACTTTCGTAGTATAACAGGTTTAACTATAGAGGAGTTTGAAAAGGTGGTGGAAAAAGTGAGGTCTGAGTGGAAAAAACTTGAAAAACAGAAAAAGTGCCATGGTAGAAGATCACAACTACCAACTCTGGAAGATAAGTTATTTTGCGTAATTTTGTACTATCGCACTTACATAACACATAGATTTTTAGGGTGCCTGTTCAATATGCACAACGCAAATGTATGTAGGTTACTGAAGAAAATAGAGCCATTACTTGCCAAGAAAGTTACTATAACAAAAGATAGAAGTATGACATCAGAAAAAATACTAAAGATTCTGGCTGATGTTACAGAACAGCAAATACAGAGGCCAGAAGATAGTAAAAAACGGAAGAAATCATATTCAGGAAAAAAAAGAACCAACACTATGAAAACTGAGATTGTTATCGAAGAAGATGGAAGAATTTTATCAGTGTCAAAGTCATATCGTGGTAGAATTAGTGATTTTCGCATAAGGAAACAAGAAAAATATTTACCAATTAACAGCATAAAACATGCCGATTCTGGATATCAAGGTTGGCAAAAATTGCAAAGCAATGTTATAATTCCATATAAAAAGTATCGTAAAAAGCCATTAACTTCAGAGCAAAAAGAGCATAATAGACGATTAGCATCATTTAGAATGAGAGTAGAAAATAAGATCCGTGAGGTAAAGATATTTAAGATTATGTCCCATGTTTACCGCAATTTTCAGAAAAAATACAACCTGAGGTTCAATATTATTGCTGGTATTGTGAATCTTAAGCACGCCTTTTAG
- a CDS encoding IS6 family transposase, translated as MLRISPKLLPYFKGFSFSAEIIMLSVYMKCRFSLSYRDLEEMMSIRGAKIDHATLQRWIIRFVPLIDEEVRKRKKQVGSSWRMDETYIKLNGKWVYLYRALDSLGNTVDFLMCTRRDKSAALAFFRKAFRRNNLPEKVVIDKSGSNIAAIDDLNTEIPEPYRITVFQVRYLNNIVEQDHRFIKKLIKPMLGFKSFHSAKITITGIENIRMIQKRQIIKANDNGSTFENFAMLMAL; from the coding sequence ATGTTGCGTATTAGTCCAAAATTATTGCCCTATTTCAAAGGATTTAGCTTTTCAGCAGAGATAATAATGTTATCAGTATACATGAAGTGTCGATTTTCTTTGAGCTATCGAGATTTGGAAGAAATGATGAGTATAAGAGGAGCGAAAATTGATCATGCTACGCTACAAAGGTGGATTATCAGATTTGTGCCACTGATAGATGAAGAGGTGAGGAAAAGGAAGAAGCAGGTTGGCAGTAGCTGGAGAATGGACGAGACCTACATAAAATTAAACGGTAAATGGGTTTATCTATACAGAGCACTAGATAGTCTCGGCAATACTGTAGACTTTCTGATGTGTACTCGTAGAGACAAGTCTGCAGCACTTGCATTCTTTCGTAAAGCCTTTAGAAGGAATAATCTTCCTGAGAAAGTAGTAATTGATAAAAGCGGCAGTAATATTGCTGCTATTGATGACTTGAATACGGAAATTCCTGAACCTTATAGAATCACGGTTTTTCAAGTAAGATATCTAAATAATATTGTTGAACAAGATCATAGATTTATCAAAAAATTAATAAAACCAATGCTTGGGTTTAAAAGCTTCCATTCTGCAAAGATTACCATCACAGGCATAGAAAATATTCGTATGATTCAAAAAAGACAAATTATTAAAGCTAATGATAATGGTTCTACTTTTGAAAATTTTGCTATGTTAATGGCTCTATAA
- a CDS encoding helix-turn-helix domain-containing protein, producing MANISIRYQIAEKVKSWRLKRKYTQKELAKKIGTTYQVILQYEKGTRRISIKKLYELAEALSTTARDLACGQEVSNEGRYEGEEVLNLVRRHREIKDQELRETFYLLTKFIRISEEKSGKAVKIEVAKGLVKEGVSISQTTSLSIDEYDNDEKKISIPYKVGQRIKEWRLIRGYTQEDLASKVGVINQRIYEYEQGRAAVSLEMLDEIAKMLLINITDLLPETRENENSEVELSRLIEEYKKIKSQELRHVLIKSLFESIQVCKEKVKRVEKMKIAKNLVKKGISTDIILQITGLSLGEIQQ from the coding sequence ATGGCAAATATCTCTATAAGGTATCAGATAGCAGAAAAAGTGAAAAGCTGGAGGTTAAAAAGAAAATATACTCAAAAAGAATTAGCAAAAAAAATCGGTACAACATATCAGGTAATACTGCAATATGAAAAAGGAACACGCAGAATTTCAATTAAGAAGTTATATGAATTAGCAGAAGCATTATCAACAACTGCTAGAGATCTAGCTTGCGGACAAGAAGTATCAAATGAGGGAAGGTATGAGGGAGAAGAGGTATTAAATCTAGTAAGAAGACATAGAGAGATTAAGGATCAAGAATTACGTGAAACGTTTTATTTATTAACTAAATTCATCCGTATTAGTGAGGAAAAAAGTGGAAAAGCGGTAAAAATAGAAGTAGCAAAGGGTTTGGTTAAGGAAGGAGTTTCTATCTCTCAAACGACCAGTTTATCTATTGATGAATATGATAATGATGAGAAAAAAATTTCTATTCCGTATAAAGTAGGTCAAAGAATAAAAGAATGGAGATTGATACGAGGATACACTCAAGAAGATTTAGCAAGCAAAGTGGGCGTAATAAATCAAAGAATATATGAATATGAACAAGGACGAGCTGCTGTTTCACTTGAAATGTTAGATGAAATAGCAAAGATGCTATTAATTAATATTACAGATCTGCTTCCAGAAACAAGAGAAAATGAGAATAGTGAAGTGGAACTATCAAGGTTAATAGAAGAATACAAAAAGATTAAAAGCCAAGAATTACGTCATGTACTAATAAAATCTCTGTTTGAAAGCATACAAGTTTGCAAAGAGAAAGTGAAGAGAGTAGAAAAGATGAAAATTGCAAAGAACTTAGTTAAAAAAGGAATTTCTACCGATATTATTTTGCAAATAACAGGCCTCTCTTTAGGCGAAATTCAACAATAA
- a CDS encoding exopolysaccharide biosynthesis protein, with translation MQKSENLTEDKKLASDILQEVADAGNTNSDKVTLFEIKTSLQERGFGILIIIFSLPLSVPIPVPPGYTTILSIPLILFSLQLLLGFHSPWMPIWLERKSFKRSTLTLVVKKTLPALKKIEKFMKPRMSFIFRGPGEKILAFIMLICALMIANPFPLTHFIPAIGTTLISLGIMSKDGLVSILGVLVSLCGILFALIVMVKGPQLIISAFSFLKSCVYG, from the coding sequence GTGCAAAAAAGTGAGAATTTGACTGAAGATAAAAAATTAGCATCTGATATTCTACAAGAGGTTGCAGATGCTGGTAATACTAATAGTGACAAAGTGACGTTGTTTGAAATTAAAACATCTCTACAAGAACGTGGTTTTGGTATTTTAATAATTATTTTCTCCTTGCCACTATCTGTACCTATACCAGTTCCACCTGGCTATACAACTATACTTTCCATACCGTTAATCTTATTTTCACTGCAGCTTCTGCTTGGGTTTCATTCTCCCTGGATGCCAATTTGGTTAGAAAGAAAATCCTTTAAACGTTCAACACTAACCCTTGTGGTCAAAAAAACTTTACCTGCATTAAAAAAAATAGAAAAGTTCATGAAACCAAGAATGTCCTTTATCTTCCGAGGGCCAGGTGAAAAGATTTTGGCATTTATAATGTTAATTTGTGCGTTGATGATAGCAAATCCGTTTCCGTTAACTCACTTTATTCCAGCAATCGGTACAACCCTTATTTCACTTGGTATTATGAGTAAGGATGGGCTTGTCTCGATACTTGGAGTGTTGGTATCTTTATGTGGAATATTATTTGCTCTTATTGTAATGGTTAAAGGACCACAGCTTATAATTAGTGCGTTTTCTTTTCTCAAAAGTTGTGTATATGGTTAA
- a CDS encoding ankyrin repeat domain-containing protein: protein MKFSKEKRESFSKFLKEVSSNGFKDINKRNEEGETILHQAVEISDYKTVRLLIKKGAEVNARDKNGYTPLHCAVFAKSLENVKVLIRSGAEVNATQYVSGCTPLHSACKIGGAGVEIIKELVKAGAEVNQLNKYGATPMYYIWESEKYRLCDSKESEKASKFLREKGGITKSRKLTCYGIEGLVGEIADMLNGSYMPELKIIEIGEIRKRDKSLIKKECQNLASKIMNQVNEMIDEVAKRGI from the coding sequence ATGAAGTTTAGCAAAGAGAAGAGAGAATCTTTTAGTAAGTTTCTTAAAGAAGTATCAAGTAACGGATTTAAAGATATTAATAAAAGAAATGAAGAAGGAGAGACGATATTGCATCAAGCAGTAGAAATCTCTGATTACAAAACAGTGAGATTATTAATAAAAAAAGGAGCAGAGGTTAATGCAAGAGATAAAAATGGTTATACGCCACTACACTGTGCAGTATTCGCAAAAAGTTTAGAAAATGTAAAAGTGCTGATAAGGTCGGGAGCAGAAGTAAATGCCACTCAATATGTCAGTGGATGTACGCCACTCCACTCTGCGTGCAAAATAGGAGGAGCAGGAGTTGAAATAATAAAAGAGCTAGTAAAAGCAGGAGCTGAAGTTAATCAACTGAATAAGTATGGTGCAACACCAATGTACTATATCTGGGAAAGTGAAAAGTATCGTCTATGTGATAGCAAAGAAAGTGAAAAGGCAAGTAAATTTTTGAGAGAAAAAGGTGGAATAACAAAAAGTAGAAAACTGACGTGCTATGGAATAGAGGGGCTAGTAGGAGAAATAGCAGACATGTTGAATGGAAGCTACATGCCGGAGCTAAAAATAATAGAGATAGGAGAAATAAGGAAGAGAGATAAATCGCTAATAAAGAAAGAATGTCAAAATTTAGCAAGCAAAATAATGAACCAAGTGAACGAAATGATAGATGAGGTAGCGAAAAGAGGGATTTAA
- a CDS encoding TIGR02281 family clan AA aspartic protease, producing MASNFNNMNAAKNLVIWLLIILITAMFIDSQGDKLSNRFLSTFLPYKGRVQNGGSIEFTKSYDGHFYIQAQVNDRNITFLLDTGATDIVLSQKDALHAGINLQNIQDFKIYETAKGQIKAGVVHIPQVKIGNFLINDVHASVNTHSMSHSLLGMSFLRYFHFTIRDNKLVLYRD from the coding sequence ATGGCTTCAAATTTTAATAATATGAATGCAGCAAAAAATCTAGTTATTTGGCTACTGATAATACTCATTACAGCAATGTTTATTGATTCACAAGGGGATAAACTAAGCAATAGGTTTCTGAGCACTTTTCTACCATACAAAGGAAGGGTTCAAAATGGCGGAAGTATTGAATTTACAAAGTCATATGATGGACACTTTTATATTCAAGCTCAAGTCAATGATCGTAATATAACGTTTCTGCTTGATACTGGAGCAACTGATATTGTTTTATCGCAAAAAGATGCGTTACATGCTGGTATTAACTTACAAAACATTCAAGACTTTAAAATATATGAAACTGCAAAAGGTCAAATAAAAGCTGGTGTTGTTCACATCCCTCAGGTTAAAATAGGAAATTTTTTAATTAATGACGTGCACGCTAGTGTTAATACTCATTCTATGTCCCATTCATTACTTGGAATGAGCTTTTTGAGGTATTTCCATTTCACTATTAGAGATAATAAATTAGTATTGTACCGTGATTAG
- a CDS encoding helix-turn-helix domain-containing protein, whose amino-acid sequence MVLLVEKSLDCEVGEKVKNWRLERGYTQKDLAEKIGVKYWVILQYEKGNRRVPIERLYAIAETLSISITDLIPVSNEKICLEDEEEEILNLVREYKKINDQELRKMFCLLTQFVQVSEKSSRKAEKIKIAKGLVKAGVSVDIVAKTIGLSADECVEEKGGSIYCQIGKKIKEWRLVREYTQKDLAEKMNTTRDEISNYEQGRTAVPLDKLYEVAEALSINITDLLIEEGSKVKNELPDLIKEYKEIESQELRNALIRSLFEGIRICEEKVREIERIKVAKDLVKGGISIDIILQAVGLPVDVVLDG is encoded by the coding sequence ATGGTTCTTTTAGTGGAAAAAAGTCTAGACTGTGAAGTAGGGGAAAAAGTAAAAAATTGGAGGTTAGAGCGAGGTTATACTCAGAAGGATTTAGCGGAGAAAATTGGTGTAAAGTACTGGGTAATACTGCAATATGAGAAAGGGAATCGTAGAGTTCCAATTGAAAGGTTGTATGCTATAGCTGAGACACTATCAATCAGTATTACGGATCTTATTCCTGTATCAAATGAAAAAATCTGTCTTGAAGATGAGGAAGAAGAAATATTAAATCTAGTAAGAGAATATAAAAAGATTAATGATCAGGAGTTACGTAAGATGTTTTGTTTATTAACCCAATTTGTCCAAGTTAGTGAAAAAAGTAGTAGGAAAGCAGAGAAAATAAAGATTGCAAAAGGTTTGGTTAAAGCAGGAGTTTCTGTTGATATTGTTGCAAAAACAATTGGTCTCTCTGCTGATGAATGCGTTGAAGAAAAAGGAGGTTCTATTTATTGCCAAATAGGAAAGAAGATAAAAGAATGGAGACTAGTGAGAGAGTATACTCAAAAAGATTTAGCAGAGAAAATGAATACAACACGTGACGAAATAAGCAACTATGAACAAGGAAGGACTGCTGTTCCACTTGATAAATTATATGAAGTGGCAGAAGCATTATCGATTAATATTACGGATCTACTAATAGAGGAAGGGAGTAAAGTGAAAAATGAGCTACCTGATTTGATTAAAGAATACAAAGAAATTGAGAGCCAAGAACTACGCAATGCACTAATAAGATCTTTATTTGAAGGCATAAGGATTTGTGAGGAGAAAGTGAGAGAGATAGAAAGGATTAAAGTTGCAAAGGATCTAGTAAAAGGTGGAATTTCTATTGATATTATTTTGCAAGCAGTAGGTTTACCTGTTGATGTAGTTTTAGATGGGTAG